TGACAGTTTGTACCCAAAGCCAGTAGTGATATTCAACCCCGGATGGGGTTTTGAAGAGGAGAGCGATTTTGGTGACTTGAGTGGCTTTGCAGGCTCTTTTGAGGTGATATATTCATTTGTAGGGTTGGAGGTGAGGGGTGTTTTGAGCAAGAGAAGAGGAGTTGTTTTCAAGTGTGTGAGAGATGGGGTTGTGAGTGGTGAAAGATGGACAGTTCTTgttgaagaagaaggagaaatgaAAGTGGTTTCCAGATTCAAGACCCGGCCATCCATAGGTGAAGTTGAGAATGTTTTGTATAATTTGATGGCTATTAATTCGCCTATAACAAAGTCTGCCAAGTTTTTTAAGGATCTGGTGTCAAATGTAAcaggaagaaagaaaatttaggGAATGAGGATACTGATTCTGATTCGTGTTTGTTCTTTTTGAATGATTGACATTTCTTTTGAATTGTGTCATTGAATGCAGACTTCCTTTGTGGTCTTGACCACTAAATACAGCATTTGATTGTGAACATAAGCGAGCTATCTAGAAAATAGAAATGGAGCTATACAGGAACACTCTTTCAATTTCATCTATAGCTGATCACCCTCGTACATTAGAGAACACTAGCACCACTAGAGCTTAAGCATATAGTTCTCTATATGAAACTTGAGGTTCATTTAATTCATCTTTCTACAAGACAGGCATTGCGGTTCAATTTGTATTTTTGCAGTAAATAATCGTTAATGTGACTTTTTCAATTATGGTTTTAGATTATGATGCGAccaacatgaaatgcatcactaaTCAATGACATATAATATAATTGTTGTACATATAATACTTGTATTGTAAACTGTCTCATACTCCTCCTAAATTTCGTTTGCATCTTCTTACTCGTCAACATAGTCATTGCCATATGTAGAGACTGGGCTATTCTTCCACCCACTAACTCCATTTTTGTTAAGTTGATCTGATTACTCTTCAGCTGCATTTGCTGCAAACCACGTCATTTGATTGAGATGGGCATTGCCTCGGAAGTAATTGAAAAAGCTGCTTGGGATTACATATTGGCAATGTTATGGATCATTAAGCACACTAAAGTAAAGGTGTGCATTACTTAATGAAAATGGCTTGAGAGGAAAGTGGTGACAGAGCAGGCGACAATGCTAGTAAGTGAGGAAATTGGTGAAAGCTCTATACTATATACTGGTGCAAAAAACTAATTTTCAGCTCATTTATTGGtttgttttgaaaaaaaaaaaagagcaaagAACTGGAGGTGTTCAGACTTGAACGTAGAAGAAGagttcaaaaaaaaagaaaaaaaagaacaaaCAAATGCCTGAGGTTGTGTGATATTTTACATTGTGTAGACAAGGCCTGTGAATTTGTGAAGAACTCTCCCCTCCTTTCTCCATTTTTGCTTTTGCCTCTCCTCATATACAgacattttttcttttataattattatggtCATCCATATTATACTTTTCCTCTGAAAGCTCAAAGTTAAGATGCTCTAATATGACAGCCCTTGATGAACTTATCAGAGAAGTTGATGTACTTAGCCCACAATGGCCTGAGCTGAGGAAATGCTATATCTAGCCATGGCTTTGCTCTGCCATTGAAATGGATGACACCAGCACTCTCAGCATCAGCTAAACTTGTATTATCCTGGTATCCAAGACCCAGCATATGCCAGAAAGGATCGATAACGCGGACGTGACCGTGGAATGCTATTAGCCCTGGTGGTAACGTTCCTAGCTGCCACAAGCTCAGGTCTGATTTCAAGTTCTGCTTGCACATTACCAGAAAAGAAAATAGCAATACTATTAGCAAAATTGCCAGTTGAAGAACAAGGCATTCAACAGACAAATCTCGAAAAGTTCAGGGCTTGAAATGGGATTAAATAGATTACCTGTTCAACCCAGTAGTGGTATGTGAGGCTTATGTTGGTCCTCCTCCATGCCCCTAAATCGAAAATGTTCATACCATACGCCCAAGCACATTCATTGGGATTGAAATTACTAGCTATCAGAGGATGAGAGAAGTTCAAATAGCTCTTGAATCGCTTCGACATGACAAATTTATCTTTTCCTCTGCAGGTTTCTACAGCTCCATTGACCTTTCCATTCATGTCAATATCCCAAAGAGGCGAAAGATCGGTTTGCACAACTATGTCATCATCAAGAAACACCACCTTGTTCAAACTCGGAAACAACTGCAAACATTTTACACCCGATTGATGAAaccgaaaagaaaagaaaagaaaatgtgaTGATATGTTTTGCTTGATTATACCTCTGGAAGATGAATTCGGATGTGATTCATCACTGAATTATACTTAGGACTAAGAGCTTGCAGCTTAGCTGCGATAACGACGGGCTTTTCAGTGTTATTTGCAACAATTGCAGAAGAACCTCCTCTGAACTGCGACCTTACTCTTTGATCTTTCTCCATAGCTTCAAGAACTGGAACTTTACCCTTTGTAAACCAGTCGAAATGATGCAATGCCTTGACCTCAATTATTGCAGGCGATAAAGGGTGCAACGAAAACCAAGCTTGCATGGGTGAATAGGTTTTTCTATCGGTTATTATGTGAAGTACAAGTTTTTGCGGCCTTAAAGCATTTTGGACAAGCGAATTGGCGACGACAGCGGCGGCTAGAACGTTGTCTGAGGCGAGGACAAAGTGGAAGTAAGAGTTGTCGACGAGGGCAGGGACAAGTTCCGGAGTCGGGAGTTGCAGGCGAGCCGCTGCATTGGTGGAGTGCTCATTGGCTAACCTTAGAGCAAGACAGTGTAGCTGTTTTGGTATGCTGCTTGATGCTACATGCCTGTATAGATATTCTTGGATTTTGGCTGTTCTAGTCCTTTGTTCAAGCAATGTCACCTGAAACATAATTTAACATAATTCAAGGATcaaaaagtaattaattttagtGTAAATTAAAAATGTAGAGGGAAGAAAGTGAGATATTGAATACCATTTCTCTGAGCTTGAGGGCAAAAGTCTTAGCATCCAAGTTGGAATCCTTCACTTCTGCCATAAACTCATCCAATGTTTGAGGAATATCATTTCTTCCTTTTAGATCATCTTGGCCAAGTGGTTCTTTTAGTACTTTGTATATCACTTCTGGTACCTTTAATTTCATACccacaaattattattttaattaataaattatacataCTAATTTACcacaataaattcataaaaatagcATTTAAAGCAGAAGTGTTGGAGATTACTGAGTCAAGCCTTCTTCCCAATATCCTTGGCCCTAGTCTTTTCCCCAAGCAACCTGCCATTTTAACAAATTAACactacatcatc
The genomic region above belongs to Manihot esculenta cultivar AM560-2 chromosome 3, M.esculenta_v8, whole genome shotgun sequence and contains:
- the LOC110611926 gene encoding probable galacturonosyltransferase 12, with product MQLHISPSLRHVTVLPGKGVREFIKVNVGGKRVSYRMLFYALLFFTFLLRFVFVLSTVDTIDGETKCSTLGCLGKRLGPRILGRRLDSVPEVIYKVLKEPLGQDDLKGRNDIPQTLDEFMAEVKDSNLDAKTFALKLREMVTLLEQRTRTAKIQEYLYRHVASSSIPKQLHCLALRLANEHSTNAAARLQLPTPELVPALVDNSYFHFVLASDNVLAAAVVANSLVQNALRPQKLVLHIITDRKTYSPMQAWFSLHPLSPAIIEVKALHHFDWFTKGKVPVLEAMEKDQRVRSQFRGGSSAIVANNTEKPVVIAAKLQALSPKYNSVMNHIRIHLPELFPSLNKVVFLDDDIVVQTDLSPLWDIDMNGKVNGAVETCRGKDKFVMSKRFKSYLNFSHPLIASNFNPNECAWAYGMNIFDLGAWRRTNISLTYHYWVEQNLKSDLSLWQLGTLPPGLIAFHGHVRVIDPFWHMLGLGYQDNTSLADAESAGVIHFNGRAKPWLDIAFPQLRPLWAKYINFSDKFIKGCHIRAS